Proteins from one Candidatus Margulisiibacteriota bacterium genomic window:
- a CDS encoding YCF48-related protein: MKSFFIVALLAPLAWAGWVTQESTTTQDLQACYFPASAIGFSVGNNGTFLKTGNSGVTWEAKVTGTAQTLYDVAAPAAGELYAAGASGTLLKSLDDGETFSPVALAGVGTANLLKIGFSGAARAIAASNGSSGDSYLYRSTDSGANWTPELQSNLNIQGAYISEAGDIFVWGQRKDSVNYAIIRNGTEVWTGTGAVRDVMLASASVGYAVGASGLVLKSLDGGANWSEISAGLVANLNSLYFVTEGFGWVVGDAGTVALTADGALSWTTYALTPAADIRDISVKTVGTSPNISVFAFLAGAGGNIYKLESPRITGVTPSSIKSGWMGTVEVVGSGFIAGAYATFEATGKSGITVLYSSYESDSRLLTYIITTPEVTTGAWDVTVTNGDATVSTETGALVVAANGATVQIPRVWFGAGASRSVYLPPTTEGSVVTPRTTISRNDIMTIEATSSNNMTKIVRFIINLDGASYDYLIPESSVSLISPVSIEAGYQFSLPTTAGGKDAALIIYTEDAAGNNRQQYLLVRVAVPSTGETGAIVPATGAGNGAIGYGGMKEKTWDPETKGAMPAFIRLPKGVQISYLKAVLSDGYGRKMWEETFTFNPPATNKVDFVIERAKMAPYLTSGLYTLLVFDEKNKKIVENRIMIKPAAVR; encoded by the coding sequence ATGAAAAGTTTTTTCATCGTGGCTCTGCTTGCTCCCCTCGCGTGGGCGGGATGGGTAACGCAAGAGTCAACGACCACTCAAGATCTCCAGGCTTGTTATTTCCCCGCTTCGGCCATCGGCTTCTCCGTCGGCAATAACGGGACCTTTTTAAAGACCGGCAACAGCGGCGTCACCTGGGAAGCAAAAGTTACCGGTACGGCGCAAACATTATATGACGTGGCTGCCCCGGCAGCCGGCGAGCTCTATGCCGCCGGCGCGTCCGGCACCCTGCTCAAGTCGCTCGATGACGGCGAAACGTTCTCTCCCGTCGCGCTCGCCGGGGTCGGCACGGCAAACCTGCTCAAGATCGGCTTCAGCGGCGCGGCCCGGGCGATCGCCGCCTCCAACGGCTCATCCGGCGACAGCTACCTGTATCGATCGACCGATAGCGGCGCAAACTGGACTCCCGAACTGCAAAGCAATCTGAATATCCAGGGCGCTTATATAAGCGAGGCCGGGGACATCTTCGTTTGGGGCCAAAGGAAAGACTCGGTCAATTACGCTATTATCCGTAATGGGACGGAGGTCTGGACCGGCACCGGCGCGGTCAGGGACGTGATGCTGGCAAGTGCTTCGGTCGGCTACGCGGTCGGCGCCTCCGGGTTGGTCTTGAAATCGCTCGACGGCGGGGCAAATTGGAGCGAGATCTCCGCCGGCTTGGTCGCGAACCTTAATTCCCTTTATTTTGTCACAGAAGGCTTTGGTTGGGTGGTCGGGGATGCCGGCACGGTCGCACTGACCGCGGACGGCGCCTTAAGCTGGACCACTTATGCCCTGACGCCCGCCGCCGATATTAGGGATATTTCGGTCAAAACGGTCGGAACCAGCCCAAATATCTCGGTTTTTGCCTTCCTGGCCGGTGCCGGCGGGAACATTTACAAGCTGGAATCTCCCCGGATCACCGGAGTAACCCCAAGTTCGATCAAATCGGGCTGGATGGGGACGGTGGAGGTTGTCGGCAGCGGGTTTATTGCCGGCGCCTACGCGACCTTTGAGGCGACAGGGAAAAGCGGCATAACCGTGCTCTATTCCAGCTATGAATCGGACAGCCGGCTTCTTACATATATAATAACCACTCCGGAGGTAACCACCGGGGCCTGGGATGTTACGGTCACCAACGGCGACGCGACCGTTTCCACGGAAACCGGGGCGCTGGTGGTAGCCGCCAACGGGGCGACGGTCCAGATCCCCCGGGTTTGGTTCGGCGCCGGCGCTTCCCGCAGCGTTTACCTGCCGCCGACCACGGAAGGGAGCGTCGTTACCCCGCGGACTACGATCAGCCGCAACGACATCATGACGATCGAGGCTACTTCCAGCAATAATATGACCAAGATCGTCAGGTTCATTATTAATCTGGATGGAGCCAGCTATGACTATCTCATTCCGGAAAGCTCGGTCAGCCTTATTTCGCCGGTCAGCATTGAGGCCGGGTATCAGTTCAGCCTGCCGACTACCGCCGGCGGCAAGGACGCGGCCCTGATCATTTATACCGAAGACGCGGCCGGCAACAACCGCCAGCAATATCTCCTGGTCCGGGTGGCTGTCCCCAGCACGGGCGAGACCGGGGCGATCGTCCCGGCGACCGGGGCGGGGAACGGCGCCATCGGTTACGGCGGCATGAAAGAAAAGACCTGGGACCCGGAAACCAAAGGGGCCATGCCCGCCTTTATCCGTCTTCCCAAGGGTGTGCAGATCAGCTACCTCAAAGCGGTGCTGAGCGACGGCTATGGCCGCAAGATGTGGGAAGAAACCTTCACGTTCAATCCGCCGGCGACGAACAAAGTCGACTTTGTGATCGAAAGGGCGAAAATGGCCCCCTATCTGACGTCGGGACTTTACACCTTGCTGGTTTTTGACGAAAAGAACAAGAAGATCGTCGAGAACCGGATCATGATCAAGCCGGCAGCCGTTAGATAA
- a CDS encoding tail fiber domain-containing protein, with the protein MKKLMMAVVVLFVALVVASPGWAVPQKINFQGVFKKGAPTGSQTVVFRINSWSESYTATELNIDEKGFFSVQLGSKTALLLPEYAVVTVEVNGTALPGQALTAAPYAITAGHVISRNPNNDNASVSLGWWNDVARIRTGGTGVGAGNGLDIQGYSDLSKLRVTNVGVGVMTPEVTTGYECDINGDLLVRGNMNVQGAITGVTSSPAFTISTDPADYFYIGKPWSGVFERKAGAGTPTFTWTVSIEPAVTGINPSALTVSTGPTATQRAQLNGSVALTATEGWRKLTVRMKDFYNQVAVEERNIMVKKQPVTLHKIINVMKASAGIADFSVTMQASGGVPDYLWNLRGTVTAYHVPDGGYLPLPPITVAVSDVIFGPTTGQIVFTTMVPSTGATVVNVPVRVVDQVSSSAEGDVKIWVTKGSFKIELPEFMQSVEKIDPAGPVTDPGDPVGSDVEDRVALAEHVMGMSGNAASDWTYTSKSGVTTTYRLKAGSSLQKLATNMSKVQNLSGDFLTTVALDGYAKTDLSNVSAVPASKVSGLLSFSQVAPSGTALPSAGTGYTGNYSLGSFFNLTAPSGSYGAGLYQNVVGGSWHKVASDFDLTFTKLQASAGLGTIAQRNTIATADIAASAVTDAKIASGITASKLTGALPAISGANLTSLNAANITTGTIADARLTNNVFKTQYINDLAVGTKKNLVLLPETNGGQAPGIWIADNTAGTTYSALFAHFPATVNYPATTALGVRGSSGWKAAYQINNNTGRMKAPLLTADEITYGTSIGKYSYSTVGIVFSDMRLKSDIAPLSGSLNRVAALQGVSYKWKDAGAKGLPGTTQLGLIAQEIEKVAPELVSEGPDGYKAVNYNGFSALFVEAIKELKAENEALKARIKALEDKSAK; encoded by the coding sequence ATGAAAAAATTAATGATGGCGGTCGTGGTCCTTTTTGTGGCGCTGGTGGTGGCGAGTCCGGGCTGGGCGGTCCCGCAAAAAATAAACTTCCAGGGGGTCTTCAAGAAAGGGGCGCCGACCGGCAGCCAAACCGTCGTGTTCAGGATCAACAGCTGGTCGGAAAGCTACACCGCGACCGAACTTAACATCGATGAAAAAGGTTTTTTCAGCGTCCAGTTGGGGTCAAAGACCGCGTTATTGCTCCCCGAATACGCCGTAGTTACCGTCGAAGTGAACGGCACTGCTTTACCGGGCCAGGCATTAACTGCTGCTCCCTACGCGATAACAGCGGGACATGTGATCAGCAGAAATCCCAACAACGACAATGCGAGCGTCAGCCTGGGTTGGTGGAATGACGTCGCCAGGATCAGGACCGGCGGCACCGGCGTTGGCGCCGGCAACGGCCTGGATATCCAGGGCTACAGCGACCTTAGTAAGCTGCGGGTCACGAACGTCGGCGTCGGCGTCATGACCCCGGAAGTGACAACGGGTTACGAATGTGACATTAACGGCGACTTGCTGGTCCGGGGGAACATGAACGTCCAGGGAGCGATAACGGGAGTAACTTCTTCTCCGGCGTTTACCATTAGTACCGACCCCGCTGATTATTTCTATATTGGAAAACCTTGGTCAGGCGTATTTGAACGAAAAGCCGGCGCCGGGACACCGACCTTTACCTGGACGGTTTCAATCGAGCCGGCTGTTACGGGGATCAATCCGTCGGCGTTGACGGTTAGTACCGGCCCCACGGCAACGCAAAGGGCGCAGCTAAATGGCTCTGTAGCGCTTACCGCCACAGAAGGCTGGAGAAAATTGACGGTTAGGATGAAAGATTTTTATAACCAGGTTGCTGTCGAAGAAAGAAACATCATGGTTAAAAAGCAGCCGGTCACTTTACACAAGATTATAAACGTCATGAAAGCCTCGGCCGGGATAGCTGATTTTTCTGTAACGATGCAGGCCAGCGGAGGGGTCCCCGACTACCTCTGGAATCTTCGGGGAACTGTAACGGCGTATCACGTGCCCGACGGTGGTTATTTACCTTTACCCCCGATCACGGTAGCGGTTTCGGACGTTATATTTGGCCCAACGACCGGCCAGATCGTTTTCACGACCATGGTCCCGTCGACGGGGGCCACGGTTGTTAATGTCCCGGTCAGAGTGGTCGACCAAGTCAGCTCCAGCGCTGAAGGGGATGTCAAGATTTGGGTCACCAAAGGGAGCTTCAAAATTGAGTTGCCGGAATTTATGCAATCGGTTGAGAAGATCGATCCGGCAGGCCCGGTAACCGACCCTGGCGACCCGGTAGGGTCGGACGTTGAGGACCGGGTTGCGCTGGCAGAACACGTGATGGGGATGAGCGGCAACGCGGCGTCGGATTGGACCTATACGAGCAAAAGCGGCGTTACCACAACTTACCGGCTGAAGGCGGGATCAAGCCTGCAAAAATTGGCAACGAACATGAGCAAGGTCCAAAACTTGAGCGGCGACTTCCTGACCACGGTTGCTCTGGACGGTTACGCGAAGACCGACTTAAGCAACGTCTCCGCCGTGCCGGCGTCAAAAGTATCGGGATTGCTGTCGTTCTCGCAAGTCGCGCCCAGCGGGACGGCCTTACCGTCAGCAGGCACGGGCTACACCGGGAACTACTCACTCGGTTCATTCTTTAATCTGACCGCACCATCAGGCAGCTACGGTGCCGGTCTCTACCAGAACGTGGTAGGCGGTTCGTGGCACAAAGTGGCGTCAGACTTCGACCTGACATTCACCAAACTGCAAGCTTCGGCTGGATTGGGAACGATCGCGCAAAGGAACACCATTGCCACGGCCGATATAGCGGCCAGCGCGGTTACCGATGCGAAGATCGCTAGCGGCATTACCGCGTCGAAGTTAACCGGGGCGCTTCCGGCTATCAGCGGAGCGAACCTGACCAGCCTTAACGCGGCCAATATCACGACCGGCACAATCGCCGACGCTAGGCTTACCAACAACGTTTTCAAGACGCAATATATCAACGACCTTGCGGTCGGGACCAAGAAAAACCTTGTTCTTTTGCCGGAGACGAACGGCGGGCAAGCTCCGGGGATCTGGATCGCTGATAACACGGCAGGCACAACCTACTCGGCGCTTTTCGCGCATTTCCCTGCCACGGTGAACTATCCGGCAACAACGGCGTTGGGGGTAAGGGGCTCGAGTGGTTGGAAGGCCGCTTATCAGATTAATAACAATACTGGTCGGATGAAAGCGCCGTTACTAACAGCTGACGAAATAACTTACGGTACGTCGATCGGTAAGTATAGTTACTCAACAGTTGGCATTGTCTTCTCAGATATGCGGCTTAAGAGTGACATAGCGCCGCTCTCCGGCTCGCTTAATAGGGTTGCTGCACTGCAAGGCGTAAGCTATAAGTGGAAGGATGCGGGGGCCAAAGGATTGCCGGGGACGACCCAGCTCGGGTTGATCGCTCAGGAGATTGAGAAGGTGGCGCCGGAGTTGGTCAGCGAAGGGCCGGACGGCTATAAAGCGGTCAACTACAATGGCTTTAGCGCCCTCTTTGTCGAAGCGATCAAGGAATTGAAAGCGGAGAACGAAGCGCTGAAGGCGCGGATCAAAGCGCTGGAGGACAAGTCGGCGAAGTAA
- a CDS encoding PorV/PorQ family protein: MLALALFLAGAGNAVYFSGSTGARPLALGNGYVGLADDAASLFANPAGLASLGRPAVTSMYSQPDADTTFSSLGGGLPFFGGFLGIGYRAQTVAGVQVSTEVFSFTDQDIMFAYSRQLGEQLSFGLDYRLLAKGPSRAYPGSDGATANGSSADFSLKYNYQPNFSLGLVWREIGGRFNYQNGAVENFPTNVTVGGAYRWRPDLTYTLDVNKENGQPLLLHSGLEWSPASLISLRFGVDQTAAGASAHSNITSGLGIHLGGFAIDYALYSWKDQSRASIHYFSISYAPPAKKAAVPVTYYPTPEPTPEVKIPRISFPDLPAKHWGKNEIEQLATAGVIWGYPDGTFQPNKKLTRAEFAAIVAAAKHLEPAPVDNANKLITRGEAAKLLDLTEPVSRAKAPLTRAEAALMIYQTPFGQAAIKRLPPLAD; this comes from the coding sequence CTGCTTGCGCTCGCGCTATTCCTTGCCGGCGCGGGAAACGCGGTCTATTTTAGCGGCAGCACCGGCGCCCGGCCGTTAGCCCTGGGCAACGGCTACGTCGGCCTGGCCGACGACGCCGCCTCGCTCTTTGCCAATCCCGCCGGCCTGGCTTCCCTCGGCCGCCCCGCCGTGACCAGCATGTATTCCCAGCCGGATGCCGATACGACTTTTTCCTCGCTCGGCGGCGGCTTGCCGTTTTTCGGCGGCTTTCTCGGCATTGGCTACCGCGCGCAAACCGTGGCCGGCGTTCAGGTCTCGACCGAAGTTTTCAGCTTCACCGACCAGGACATCATGTTCGCTTACTCGCGCCAGCTGGGAGAGCAGCTTTCGTTCGGCCTCGATTACCGCCTTCTCGCCAAAGGCCCTTCCCGCGCCTATCCCGGCTCGGACGGGGCCACCGCCAACGGCAGTTCGGCGGACTTTTCCCTGAAATATAATTACCAGCCGAATTTTTCTCTCGGCCTGGTCTGGCGCGAGATCGGCGGCCGTTTTAATTACCAGAACGGCGCCGTCGAGAACTTCCCGACCAATGTTACCGTTGGCGGCGCTTACCGTTGGCGGCCGGACCTGACCTATACCCTTGACGTCAACAAGGAAAACGGCCAACCTCTCCTGCTCCATTCCGGACTGGAATGGTCGCCGGCCTCGCTGATCTCGCTCCGCTTCGGCGTTGACCAGACCGCCGCCGGCGCTTCCGCCCATTCCAACATTACCTCCGGCCTCGGCATCCACCTGGGCGGTTTTGCCATCGATTACGCGCTTTACAGCTGGAAGGACCAATCCCGCGCTTCGATCCACTATTTCTCCATCAGTTACGCGCCGCCCGCCAAGAAAGCGGCCGTCCCCGTAACTTATTATCCGACGCCGGAACCGACCCCCGAGGTCAAGATCCCGCGCATCAGCTTCCCCGACCTGCCGGCCAAGCACTGGGGGAAGAACGAGATCGAGCAACTCGCGACCGCCGGCGTCATCTGGGGATATCCCGACGGGACGTTCCAGCCGAACAAAAAATTGACGCGCGCCGAATTCGCGGCGATCGTGGCCGCCGCCAAGCACCTGGAACCGGCGCCGGTCGACAACGCCAACAAGCTAATCACCCGGGGAGAAGCCGCCAAATTGCTCGACCTGACCGAGCCCGTTTCCCGCGCCAAAGCCCCTCTCACCCGGGCGGAAGCGGCACTGATGATCTACCAGACCCCGTTCGGCCAGGCCGCGATCAAGCGTTTGCCGCCGCTCGCCGACTGA
- a CDS encoding carboxypeptidase-like regulatory domain-containing protein gives MFKRIKILTLLLLGLAIFAGAAAAVWPAPQAGTMPFYWVKGTVNDPSGQLAGRPVILYATTFDSTKVVTAEVGTGGVFYFNAYDLFFYHKDDNYMEIGGKPVFNVAVVRDWGGVTNNYGSSEICTVDWSKGYITTGLTLINGGGPQAGKGQIAGIVTDEVGAVVAGATIIANTGASDTSDTSGAYLLDNFDPGSYALACSKASYGTVNKTAAVTANNVTWVGFRLSVGGNADTGKVRKTWIERMTNGNVILHWDYDTPAGYTIHIYAKDGGPFSTNPDDYSVNLGSEVAGVTSKLITDAAVPIRYYRVVTTSDPALRMADSENSITAVKYTWDLAKGFNLVGVPFYPTTPSGSPDNNHIDGSIPNIVGAQLPNESIIQSWKTTDFNPNNWMLDPASYNDTAGGWGTPPFEITLGKGLWVYRPLTDGTGADPRALRMVGVVKNTDFSSQIRGSFNLIAAPYPINYIVDNFGLGTGPTDEDVIQKWDGIGLIPVSKIDPAWADTPIEIGKGYWYYHKLDADPIDWNAPRP, from the coding sequence TTGTTTAAACGGATCAAGATACTGACACTGCTGCTGCTCGGACTGGCGATATTCGCCGGCGCCGCGGCGGCAGTTTGGCCGGCGCCGCAAGCCGGCACCATGCCGTTCTACTGGGTCAAGGGGACGGTCAACGACCCGAGCGGCCAATTAGCCGGCCGCCCGGTCATTCTTTACGCCACGACTTTCGACAGCACCAAAGTCGTGACGGCGGAAGTGGGGACCGGCGGCGTGTTCTACTTTAACGCCTATGACCTCTTCTTTTACCACAAGGACGACAACTATATGGAGATCGGCGGCAAGCCGGTGTTCAACGTCGCCGTGGTCAGGGACTGGGGCGGCGTTACGAACAACTACGGTTCGTCGGAGATCTGCACGGTTGACTGGTCCAAAGGTTATATTACTACCGGCTTGACGCTGATCAATGGCGGCGGGCCGCAGGCGGGCAAAGGCCAGATCGCCGGCATCGTGACCGACGAAGTCGGGGCGGTGGTAGCGGGCGCGACCATTATCGCCAATACCGGCGCCTCCGATACCTCCGACACCAGCGGCGCCTATTTGCTGGACAATTTCGATCCGGGATCTTACGCGCTGGCCTGTTCCAAGGCGAGCTACGGCACGGTCAATAAGACGGCGGCGGTTACCGCCAATAACGTTACCTGGGTCGGCTTCCGGTTAAGCGTCGGCGGCAATGCCGACACCGGCAAGGTCCGGAAGACCTGGATCGAAAGGATGACGAACGGCAACGTGATCCTCCACTGGGATTACGATACGCCGGCCGGATATACCATTCATATTTATGCCAAGGACGGCGGGCCGTTCTCTACGAACCCGGATGATTACAGCGTTAACCTCGGTTCGGAAGTCGCCGGAGTAACATCTAAGCTCATCACCGACGCCGCCGTGCCGATCCGGTATTACCGCGTCGTCACCACCTCCGACCCGGCGCTCCGGATGGCAGACTCGGAGAACTCCATCACCGCGGTCAAGTATACATGGGATCTCGCCAAAGGCTTTAACTTGGTCGGCGTGCCGTTCTACCCGACGACGCCGTCCGGCTCGCCCGATAACAACCACATTGATGGAAGCATACCTAATATTGTTGGCGCACAATTGCCGAACGAAAGCATCATCCAGTCATGGAAAACGACCGATTTTAATCCGAACAACTGGATGTTGGATCCGGCTTCCTACAATGATACGGCGGGTGGCTGGGGAACTCCGCCCTTCGAGATAACGCTTGGTAAGGGATTGTGGGTCTACCGGCCATTAACCGACGGAACTGGGGCAGACCCGCGAGCATTGCGCATGGTTGGAGTGGTCAAGAACACAGACTTTAGCAGCCAGATCAGAGGTAGCTTTAACCTGATTGCGGCTCCTTACCCGATCAATTATATTGTTGACAACTTTGGGCTAGGCACGGGCCCGACAGATGAAGATGTGATCCAAAAGTGGGATGGAATCGGGTTGATCCCTGTTTCCAAGATCGATCCGGCCTGGGCTGATACGCCGATCGAAATTGGGAAGGGATACTGGTACTATCACAAGCTGGATGCCGATCCAATCGACTGGAACGCGCCGAGGCCTTAG
- a CDS encoding S-layer homology domain-containing protein codes for MKRILTAIVAAVLLAGVACAQYVAQDPTRYVPNGRVLGLGKAYIALADDTGAMYTNPAGMGDVSGWQLSSMSGKFLDEYSYLSFSGLYPTEYGVFGFGYAGTSIAGAFATTIEAGSDPADPIYTIDPSQPTMGNDNAAMVFSYGNKADKIPYVKQVPQADKITLGTSVKLFRARLYGDGIQNGDASGQELDFGIKYTPLRWLALGMAVQNALPAGLGGKLTYSGGHEESYPAVIETGAAFSVLGKDKALAKYGDHELKIMTDIDLHPSLAGYPPVMHLGAEWKPVSILAIRAGIDQDAGGDGNGGLTTYSDPTYGVGMYFGGFRFDYAYHAFAGAPNIDNHFFSLSYNYLPPAVESSKDPFTFTSPDDKTITFAGATRVHAHAANSRIRTATINGQPVKMNLKGDISTEVELKIGKNGIILAGSDDRGKLVGSSKVRLLRLTTFPDVVIGYWVDKPISLLAMQNIITGYPDGTFKPEGGISRAEMCSLLMKTRKQNASTAEAALTAAAFKDVPGKHWASAFVAEAAALGVVKGYPGNVFKPNGKITRAEGLAMIARFAGVSEETYARDFPDVAGNHWAAKIIAGSNKVNILQYLKGLNFEPNKQLTRAETVEMLYRTDYVQQVLKKDLLNWDTY; via the coding sequence ATGAAACGAATATTAACCGCCATAGTGGCCGCCGTTTTACTGGCGGGCGTTGCCTGCGCCCAGTATGTCGCGCAAGACCCGACGAGATACGTACCGAACGGCCGCGTCCTGGGGCTTGGTAAAGCGTATATCGCCCTGGCCGACGATACCGGCGCGATGTACACCAACCCGGCCGGCATGGGCGACGTTTCCGGGTGGCAATTGTCTTCTATGTCCGGTAAATTCCTCGACGAATACAGCTATCTCTCTTTTTCCGGCTTATATCCGACCGAGTACGGCGTTTTCGGTTTTGGTTACGCCGGGACCTCGATCGCCGGGGCGTTCGCCACCACGATCGAAGCGGGGTCCGACCCGGCCGATCCGATCTACACGATCGACCCGAGCCAGCCGACCATGGGGAACGACAACGCCGCCATGGTCTTCTCTTACGGCAACAAAGCGGACAAGATCCCTTACGTCAAACAGGTCCCGCAAGCGGACAAGATCACGCTCGGCACCAGTGTTAAATTATTCCGGGCGCGCCTCTACGGCGACGGGATCCAGAACGGCGACGCCTCCGGCCAGGAGCTCGACTTCGGCATCAAATACACGCCGCTGCGCTGGCTAGCGCTCGGTATGGCGGTGCAAAACGCTCTCCCCGCCGGCCTGGGCGGCAAACTGACATACTCCGGCGGCCACGAAGAATCGTACCCGGCGGTGATCGAGACCGGCGCCGCCTTTTCCGTGCTCGGCAAAGATAAAGCGCTGGCGAAATACGGGGACCACGAGCTCAAGATCATGACCGACATCGACCTCCATCCTTCGCTGGCCGGGTATCCGCCGGTCATGCATTTGGGCGCGGAATGGAAGCCGGTCTCGATCCTGGCGATCCGGGCCGGTATCGACCAGGATGCCGGCGGCGACGGCAACGGCGGCCTGACGACTTATTCCGATCCGACTTACGGCGTCGGCATGTATTTCGGCGGGTTCCGGTTCGACTACGCCTACCACGCTTTCGCCGGCGCGCCGAATATCGACAACCATTTCTTCTCGCTCTCTTACAACTACCTGCCGCCGGCCGTTGAGAGCAGCAAGGACCCATTCACCTTTACTTCGCCCGATGACAAGACGATCACGTTTGCCGGCGCGACGCGGGTCCACGCGCACGCGGCGAACAGCCGGATCCGCACCGCCACGATCAACGGCCAGCCGGTCAAGATGAACCTGAAGGGGGACATCTCGACCGAGGTGGAACTGAAGATCGGCAAGAACGGCATCATCCTGGCCGGCAGCGACGACCGGGGCAAGCTGGTCGGCTCGTCCAAGGTCCGCCTGCTCCGCTTAACGACCTTCCCGGACGTTGTCATCGGCTACTGGGTTGACAAGCCGATCTCGCTCCTGGCGATGCAGAACATCATCACCGGTTATCCCGACGGCACGTTCAAGCCGGAGGGCGGCATTTCCCGCGCCGAAATGTGCTCACTACTGATGAAGACCAGGAAACAGAACGCGTCGACGGCAGAGGCGGCGTTAACGGCGGCGGCGTTCAAGGACGTCCCCGGGAAGCACTGGGCCAGCGCGTTCGTCGCGGAAGCGGCGGCGCTCGGCGTCGTCAAGGGCTACCCCGGCAACGTCTTTAAACCGAACGGCAAGATCACCCGCGCCGAAGGGCTGGCAATGATCGCCCGCTTTGCCGGCGTCAGCGAAGAGACCTACGCCCGCGACTTCCCGGACGTCGCCGGCAACCACTGGGCGGCCAAGATCATCGCCGGGAGCAATAAAGTTAATATCTTGCAGTATCTGAAAGGGCTGAACTTTGAGCCGAACAAGCAATTGACCAGAGCGGAAACGGTGGAGATGCTCTATCGCACCGATTACGTGCAGCAGGTCTTGAAGAAAGACCTCTTGAACTGGGACACATACTAA
- a CDS encoding Ig domain-containing protein — protein MARKLLTAILITAALLAGSVFAAQQLAPYPAAYWVNGVVNAGASGLTDLSGFKVIFYKVTGDTAAAYADATTDIYGQFKINAMDDLRMLPLSTTTYFIGVVNKGGFGVNQKDVIISTADLNNGYKNLAADLLALAAGEGVTDPEISLHITISALPNATVGQPYSAIVSAEGGTDPLTWSITSGDLPPGITLNTSNGLISGTPSTAGTYNITIRVTDATGQFVEANLTLSVTYAIQIIAYGPQIKPTLLFQALANATTFSHAAPKYVRIEARSGVSPDTATTIVGYADVILDQSGNTTGMNGFLKPDGTEFGAVAPLPNGDYYLAVKQWLTPTLVGIGHLSAITSRKITLYTGADTAASTTRLELTGDTLVIDDPATRVYNETCYAPSGKPPALVTANGRTMLRAGDMDGNNYIDVVDTSHWYRLFTRFNATGEDDPADPFIRSDLDQNGLVDVIDTSWWYGSFNNLALELNDPGPHGYVPAVTP, from the coding sequence ATGGCGCGTAAGTTACTAACGGCAATATTGATCACGGCGGCCCTGCTGGCGGGGAGCGTTTTCGCCGCGCAGCAGCTGGCGCCGTACCCGGCCGCCTACTGGGTGAACGGGGTGGTCAATGCCGGCGCCAGCGGTTTAACCGACCTTTCCGGGTTCAAGGTCATATTCTACAAAGTGACCGGCGATACCGCCGCGGCTTACGCCGACGCGACCACCGATATTTACGGTCAGTTCAAGATCAACGCCATGGACGACCTGAGAATGCTTCCCTTGTCGACCACGACTTACTTTATCGGGGTGGTCAACAAGGGCGGATTCGGCGTCAACCAGAAAGATGTCATTATCAGCACGGCCGACTTGAATAACGGCTATAAGAACCTGGCCGCCGACTTGCTTGCGCTGGCGGCCGGCGAAGGGGTGACCGATCCGGAGATCAGCCTCCACATCACGATCTCGGCCTTGCCGAACGCGACCGTCGGCCAGCCGTATAGCGCGATCGTTTCCGCCGAAGGCGGGACCGACCCGCTGACCTGGTCGATTACTTCGGGCGACCTGCCGCCGGGTATTACGCTTAATACTTCCAACGGCTTGATCAGCGGAACGCCGTCGACCGCCGGCACCTATAACATCACGATCAGGGTGACCGACGCCACCGGCCAGTTCGTGGAAGCGAACCTGACCTTGTCGGTCACTTACGCGATCCAGATCATCGCTTACGGGCCGCAGATCAAGCCGACACTTCTCTTCCAGGCGCTGGCCAACGCGACGACCTTTAGCCACGCGGCGCCGAAATATGTCCGGATCGAAGCGCGGTCCGGCGTGTCGCCCGATACGGCGACGACGATCGTCGGTTACGCCGACGTCATTCTCGACCAGAGCGGCAACACGACCGGGATGAACGGCTTCCTGAAGCCGGACGGGACAGAGTTCGGCGCCGTCGCGCCGCTCCCCAACGGCGACTATTACCTGGCGGTCAAGCAGTGGTTAACGCCGACACTGGTCGGCATCGGGCACCTTTCCGCGATCACCAGCCGGAAGATCACGCTGTACACCGGCGCGGATACGGCGGCGTCGACGACCCGCCTCGAATTGACCGGCGATACGCTGGTGATCGACGACCCGGCGACCAGAGTTTATAACGAAACCTGCTACGCGCCGTCCGGCAAGCCGCCGGCGCTGGTCACGGCCAATGGCCGGACGATGCTGCGGGCCGGCGACATGGACGGCAACAATTACATCGACGTGGTCGATACCTCGCACTGGTATCGCCTGTTCACCAGATTTAACGCCACCGGCGAGGACGACCCGGCCGATCCGTTCATTCGGTCCGATCTGGACCAGAACGGCCTGGTCGACGTCATCGACACGAGCTGGTGGTACGGTTCATTTAATAACCTGGCCCTGGAACTGAACGATCCTGGCCCGCACGGCTATGTGCCGGCGGTCACGCCATAA